The Actinomadura sp. WMMB 499 genome includes a window with the following:
- a CDS encoding DUF4132 domain-containing protein, with translation MTDENTLTMPDAWRRVLHPRRDRPPVAAPPAPDRAAAARVRALVDEKRTEIEEILDLPGNEPEVAEAARAHLRGDATPLGAAAVAQVSVVLHGLHRDGGDRLFTDAWLTGHGAAFAACALADIGAIRAVAEVAAPSGRGAARRRGTGGLDWTGVRWRRAGDARLDWWIERGTVRRVRAHLAAAPDDVYTGAVEGLAENRGHHLRRLLAAYLAPTRQDWVEELCADPGYAGTEHSPDRWMLFCALGGAHQPAALGLPLDYNDRDLDVLASLVDGVGPEPVVPLLLDALDDVYVSADQLRTVSGVLAALPFDGAFQAIVERVDRPGVPPALLAAARRFPARAMRLLPEAGGTRAADLLAGHVRANPGLAEETLPALSGGARESVRGILDASRRVPYTTVLPPLLAEPPWTRPVKKAKPVVIKGLASPDTRATAWEPDERAEWASRAAHLWRWADRLDPDKLAARFGKLPGHQQVVVVARGGEEAVRPLLAGWEPPVVWDEGEWMRAIIGRFELDAHDPALIVARGNPAVLGGLLMPLRSDEIARTMADWLVRLKTAGKTARAWFGRHGTAAAPALVPDALGKAGPARRAAEHALRLIAGRHGAEPVVAAARVHGDEAAAAVAALLAADPLEALPAKIPAVDWADSSVLPQILLRDRRHALPDAAAAHVLTMLAMSKPDAPYAGVGVVRELCDPESLAEWGWALFRWWELCGAPSKENWALTQLALTGDDETVRRLTPVIRAWPGEGGHAKAVLGLDVLAAIGTDTALMHLHTVAQRVKFKALKTRAREKIEEVAAELELTAEQLADRLVPDFGLDASGTLTLDYGPRAFTIAFDERLKPTITDDTGKPRKALPKPGAKDDPELAPAAAKRFAALKKDVRTVAADQLARLEQAMVDRRRWPLAEFRDLLAGHPLLRHLVRRLVWTTDGGPAFRVAEDGTFADASDDTVVLPDGARVGVAHPLDLGDDLAAWSEVFADYEILQPFAQLARPVHVLTGEERDAGNLARFEGAKVASGAVLGLVKRGWERGEPQDAGVEVWISRRVGPKRHLVIALDPGIPVGSPDLLGDQVLTDVRLAERPGDHFWRTEAPSGRFGDLDPVIASEVLADLTHLTESNGASR, from the coding sequence ATGACCGACGAGAACACGCTGACCATGCCGGACGCCTGGCGCCGCGTGCTGCACCCGCGCCGCGACCGCCCGCCCGTCGCGGCGCCGCCCGCGCCCGACCGGGCCGCCGCCGCCCGCGTCCGCGCCCTCGTGGACGAGAAGCGCACCGAGATCGAGGAGATCCTCGACCTGCCCGGTAACGAGCCGGAGGTCGCCGAGGCGGCCCGCGCACACCTGCGCGGCGACGCGACCCCGCTCGGCGCCGCCGCCGTCGCGCAGGTGTCCGTCGTGCTGCACGGCTTGCACCGCGACGGGGGAGACCGCCTGTTCACCGACGCGTGGCTCACCGGGCACGGCGCCGCGTTCGCCGCGTGCGCCCTCGCGGACATCGGGGCGATCCGCGCCGTGGCCGAGGTCGCCGCCCCCTCCGGGCGCGGGGCCGCGCGACGGCGGGGGACCGGCGGGCTGGACTGGACGGGCGTCCGGTGGCGCCGTGCGGGTGACGCGCGGCTCGACTGGTGGATCGAGCGGGGTACCGTCCGGCGGGTGCGCGCCCACCTGGCCGCCGCCCCCGACGACGTCTACACCGGCGCGGTCGAGGGGCTCGCGGAGAACCGCGGCCACCATCTCCGGCGGTTGCTCGCCGCGTACCTGGCGCCGACCCGTCAGGACTGGGTCGAGGAGCTGTGCGCGGATCCCGGCTACGCGGGGACCGAGCACTCCCCGGACCGTTGGATGCTGTTCTGCGCCCTGGGCGGCGCGCACCAGCCCGCCGCGCTCGGCCTGCCGCTCGACTACAACGACCGCGACCTCGACGTCCTCGCCTCACTCGTCGACGGGGTCGGCCCCGAGCCCGTCGTCCCGCTCCTCCTCGACGCCCTGGACGACGTCTACGTCTCCGCGGACCAGCTCCGCACCGTTTCCGGCGTCCTGGCGGCACTGCCCTTCGACGGCGCGTTCCAGGCGATCGTCGAGCGGGTCGACCGTCCGGGCGTCCCGCCCGCCCTGCTCGCCGCCGCCCGCCGGTTCCCGGCCCGCGCGATGCGGCTGCTCCCGGAGGCCGGCGGCACCCGCGCCGCCGACCTGCTCGCCGGGCACGTCCGGGCCAACCCCGGTCTCGCGGAGGAGACGCTCCCGGCGCTCTCCGGCGGGGCGCGGGAGTCGGTCCGGGGGATCCTCGACGCGAGCAGGCGGGTGCCGTACACGACGGTCCTGCCGCCGCTGCTGGCCGAACCGCCGTGGACCCGTCCCGTGAAGAAGGCGAAGCCCGTCGTGATCAAGGGGCTGGCCTCGCCCGATACCCGCGCGACCGCATGGGAGCCGGACGAGCGCGCGGAGTGGGCGTCCCGCGCCGCGCACCTGTGGCGGTGGGCCGACCGGCTCGATCCCGACAAGCTGGCCGCGCGGTTCGGCAAGCTCCCCGGCCACCAGCAGGTCGTGGTCGTCGCGCGGGGCGGCGAGGAGGCCGTCCGCCCGCTCCTCGCCGGATGGGAGCCCCCGGTCGTCTGGGACGAGGGCGAGTGGATGCGGGCGATCATCGGGCGCTTCGAGCTGGACGCGCACGACCCCGCGCTGATCGTCGCCCGCGGCAATCCGGCCGTCCTGGGCGGGCTCCTGATGCCGCTGCGCAGCGACGAGATCGCGCGGACGATGGCGGACTGGCTCGTCCGCCTCAAGACCGCCGGGAAGACGGCCCGCGCCTGGTTCGGGCGGCACGGCACGGCCGCCGCTCCGGCGCTGGTCCCGGATGCGCTGGGCAAGGCGGGGCCCGCGCGACGCGCGGCCGAGCACGCGCTCCGGCTGATCGCCGGCCGGCACGGCGCGGAGCCGGTCGTCGCGGCGGCGCGCGTCCACGGCGACGAGGCCGCCGCCGCGGTCGCGGCGCTGCTGGCCGCCGATCCGCTCGAGGCCCTCCCGGCGAAGATCCCGGCGGTCGACTGGGCCGATTCGAGCGTCCTCCCGCAGATCCTCCTTCGCGACCGGCGGCACGCTCTCCCGGACGCCGCCGCCGCGCACGTCCTGACGATGCTGGCGATGTCGAAGCCGGACGCCCCGTACGCGGGTGTCGGCGTGGTGCGAGAGCTGTGCGACCCCGAGTCGCTGGCCGAATGGGGGTGGGCGCTGTTCCGCTGGTGGGAGCTGTGCGGCGCGCCGTCCAAGGAGAACTGGGCGCTCACCCAGCTCGCACTCACCGGTGACGACGAGACCGTCCGGCGGTTGACCCCGGTGATCCGGGCGTGGCCGGGCGAGGGCGGGCACGCGAAGGCCGTCCTCGGGCTGGACGTGCTGGCCGCGATCGGCACCGACACCGCCCTAATGCACCTGCACACCGTCGCGCAGCGGGTGAAGTTCAAAGCCCTGAAGACCCGCGCCCGGGAGAAGATCGAGGAGGTCGCGGCCGAACTCGAGCTGACCGCCGAGCAGCTCGCCGACCGGCTCGTCCCGGACTTCGGGCTGGACGCGTCCGGCACCCTCACGCTCGACTACGGCCCCCGCGCCTTCACGATCGCCTTCGACGAGCGGCTCAAGCCGACCATCACCGACGACACGGGGAAGCCGCGCAAGGCGCTGCCCAAGCCGGGTGCCAAGGACGATCCCGAGCTGGCGCCCGCCGCCGCCAAGCGGTTCGCGGCCCTGAAGAAGGACGTGCGGACGGTCGCGGCCGACCAGCTCGCCCGTCTGGAGCAGGCGATGGTCGACCGCCGCCGGTGGCCCCTGGCCGAGTTCCGCGACCTGCTGGCCGGTCACCCGCTGCTCCGGCACCTCGTGCGCCGCCTGGTGTGGACGACCGACGGCGGGCCCGCGTTCCGCGTCGCCGAGGACGGCACCTTCGCCGACGCCTCCGACGACACGGTCGTCCTGCCGGACGGCGCCCGCGTGGGCGTCGCGCACCCGCTCGACCTCGGCGATGACCTGGCGGCCTGGTCGGAGGTGTTCGCCGACTACGAGATCCTGCAGCCGTTCGCGCAGCTCGCCCGGCCCGTCCACGTCCTCACCGGCGAGGAACGGGACGCCGGGAACCTGGCGCGGTTCGAGGGGGCGAAGGTCGCGTCCGGCGCCGTGCTGGGCCTGGTGAAGCGGGGCTGGGAACGCGGCGAGCCGCAGGACGCGGGTGTCGAGGTGTGGATCTCCCGCCGCGTCGGCCCGAAGCGGCACCTGGTCATCGCCCTCGATCCCGGCATCCCCGTCGGGTCGCCGGACCTGCTCGGCGACCAGGTCCTCACCGATGTCCGGCTCGCCGAGCGACCCGGCGACCACTTCTGGCGGACCGAGGCGCCGTCCGGGCGCTTCGGCGACCTCGACCCCGTCATCGCCTCCGAGGTCCTCGCCGACCTGACCCACCTCACCGAATCGAACGGAGCGTCCCGATGA
- a CDS encoding DUF4132 domain-containing protein has protein sequence MIDTTGPDENTLVMPDAWRRARHPRRDRPDVPPAPAPDAAAAERVRSLVDAVRGDIEHILGLPGTAPDIADAARAHLRGEPDPLGAAAVAFVAAPLNKLSDWSAPRPGLLFIEAMAAEHGVAFAARAYTEWAGIAVDNPAVSRPTGFPVTSTPEQLRAMTIRRQDPSEALCDWWLTPDSGRALRTRLAAAPDDLYAEAVELIAGARRHPLQRVVAAYLAPTREDWVEELWARPGEIPFDHIREWPVFCALGRPHQPAALGRPLGFGCERETVATLIDGVGPEAVVPLLIEALDGPYIGTTDDVRRVLDLLVVMPLDEAFQALVDRIGEREVVPALLTAARRFPNRAMRLLPGAAAPRAAGLLSAHVRANPEIAAEAAPGLPAEQRTRIREILDANVRLPAATDLPPLLTEPPWTRPREKAKPVVIEDLPLPGARAAVWGPGERDAWAGRQADLWDLRADRADFAELAAKLAAGRASFWFEGPLLFLRGPEEMGRPLLECWEPGDTWEAHEWLPPLIARHETHACAPALAVARRDPASFGPCLLPLLSDGIARTMADWLVRLKAGGRVARAWFRRHGTAAAPSLVPDALGKAGPARRAAEAALRLIADRHGPDAIVEAARVHGPKAAGAIEVLLAADPLDDLPKNVPSVDWAEPRALPQILLRDGTCALPDESAGHVLTMLAMSKPDDAYAGVHVVRDLCDRGSLAEFGWALFRWWETCGAPSKEGWALSQLALTGDDETVRRLAPVIRAWPGDGGHAKAVNGLDVLAAVGTETALMQLHSISQRVRFKGLKTRAQEKIREVAAELGLSAEQLADRVVPDLGLDEAGTLTLDYGPRRFVIGFDEVLRPTITDGDGRLRKSLPKPGAKDDPDLAPGAYKRFSGLKKDARTVAADQLARLEAAMVTGRRWSVAEFRDHLAGHPLVGHLVRRLVWLACRTDGDGPAFRVAEDGTFADAHDDTVTLPGTAHVRLAHPVHLGDELKAWAELFADYEILQPFEQLARPVRTLTGDESDGGRLPRFEGLRAPIGELLALTRRGWERGAPMDAGIEHWISRPLPGGRHLVLGITPGIVIAMPDESGDQTLTDVRLAATPGEYRPSQLASLRLGDLDPVTVSEILAELDRLTTRAEPAR, from the coding sequence ATGATCGACACCACGGGGCCCGACGAGAACACGCTGGTCATGCCGGACGCGTGGCGTCGCGCGCGGCACCCGCGCCGGGACCGTCCGGACGTGCCGCCGGCGCCCGCGCCCGACGCGGCCGCCGCCGAGCGCGTGCGCTCCCTGGTGGACGCCGTCCGCGGCGACATCGAGCACATCCTCGGCCTGCCGGGCACCGCGCCCGACATCGCGGACGCCGCCCGCGCCCATCTGCGCGGCGAGCCGGACCCGCTCGGCGCGGCCGCGGTCGCGTTCGTCGCGGCCCCGCTGAACAAGCTGTCGGACTGGTCCGCTCCCCGTCCGGGTCTCCTCTTCATCGAGGCCATGGCCGCCGAGCACGGCGTCGCGTTCGCGGCCCGCGCCTACACCGAGTGGGCCGGGATCGCGGTCGACAACCCCGCGGTCTCGCGCCCCACCGGCTTCCCGGTGACGTCCACCCCGGAGCAGCTGCGGGCGATGACCATCCGCCGCCAGGACCCGTCCGAGGCGCTCTGCGACTGGTGGCTGACCCCGGACAGCGGCAGAGCGCTGCGCACCCGGCTCGCCGCCGCCCCCGACGACCTCTACGCCGAGGCGGTCGAGCTCATCGCGGGCGCCCGGCGCCACCCGCTGCAGAGGGTGGTCGCCGCCTACCTGGCGCCGACCCGCGAGGACTGGGTCGAGGAGCTGTGGGCGCGCCCCGGTGAGATCCCGTTCGATCACATCCGCGAATGGCCGGTCTTCTGCGCTCTCGGCCGCCCGCACCAGCCTGCGGCGCTCGGACGGCCGCTCGGCTTCGGCTGCGAGCGCGAGACCGTCGCGACCCTCATCGACGGCGTCGGCCCCGAGGCGGTCGTCCCGCTGCTGATCGAGGCACTGGACGGCCCGTACATCGGCACCACCGACGACGTCCGGCGAGTCCTCGACCTCCTCGTCGTGATGCCCCTGGACGAGGCGTTCCAGGCCCTCGTCGACCGGATCGGCGAGCGGGAGGTCGTCCCCGCACTGCTGACGGCCGCCCGCCGCTTCCCGAACCGCGCGATGCGGCTGCTACCGGGCGCGGCGGCGCCCCGGGCCGCCGGCCTGCTGTCCGCGCACGTCCGCGCGAACCCGGAGATCGCCGCGGAGGCAGCGCCCGGCCTTCCGGCCGAGCAGCGAACAAGGATCCGCGAGATCCTCGACGCGAACGTCCGCCTCCCGGCGGCCACGGATCTGCCGCCGCTGCTGACCGAGCCGCCGTGGACCCGTCCCCGCGAGAAGGCCAAGCCGGTCGTCATCGAGGACCTGCCGCTGCCCGGCGCACGCGCGGCCGTCTGGGGGCCCGGCGAACGCGACGCGTGGGCGGGGCGGCAGGCCGACCTCTGGGACCTGCGGGCGGACAGGGCCGACTTCGCCGAACTGGCCGCGAAACTCGCTGCGGGCCGCGCCTCCTTCTGGTTCGAGGGGCCTCTCCTGTTCCTCAGGGGGCCCGAGGAGATGGGGCGTCCGCTGCTGGAGTGCTGGGAGCCGGGCGATACATGGGAGGCCCACGAGTGGCTGCCGCCGCTCATCGCCCGCCACGAGACCCACGCCTGCGCTCCCGCACTGGCCGTCGCGCGACGTGACCCGGCGTCGTTCGGGCCGTGCCTGCTGCCGCTGCTGTCCGACGGGATCGCGCGGACGATGGCCGACTGGCTCGTCCGGCTCAAGGCCGGTGGCCGGGTGGCCCGTGCCTGGTTCCGCCGTCACGGAACCGCCGCCGCGCCCTCCCTCGTCCCGGACGCGCTGGGCAAGGCGGGGCCCGCGCGGCGCGCGGCCGAAGCGGCCCTGCGGCTCATCGCCGACCGGCACGGACCGGACGCGATCGTCGAGGCGGCGCGCGTGCACGGCCCGAAGGCCGCCGGGGCGATCGAGGTGCTGCTGGCCGCCGATCCGTTGGACGATCTGCCCAAGAACGTCCCGTCCGTGGATTGGGCGGAGCCGCGCGCGCTCCCGCAGATCCTGCTGCGTGACGGGACGTGCGCGCTCCCGGACGAGTCGGCGGGGCACGTCCTGACGATGCTGGCGATGTCGAAGCCGGACGACGCGTACGCGGGCGTCCACGTCGTCCGGGACCTGTGCGACCGAGGCTCGCTCGCCGAGTTCGGCTGGGCGCTGTTCCGCTGGTGGGAAACGTGCGGCGCGCCCTCCAAGGAGGGCTGGGCGCTCTCCCAGCTGGCGCTGACCGGTGACGACGAGACCGTCCGCCGCCTCGCGCCCGTGATCCGGGCGTGGCCGGGGGACGGCGGTCACGCCAAGGCCGTGAACGGCCTCGACGTCCTCGCCGCCGTCGGCACCGAGACGGCCCTGATGCAACTGCACTCGATCTCGCAGCGGGTGAGGTTCAAGGGGCTGAAGACCCGCGCGCAGGAGAAGATCCGGGAGGTCGCGGCCGAACTCGGCCTCTCCGCCGAGCAGCTCGCGGACCGCGTCGTCCCGGACCTGGGCTTGGACGAGGCCGGGACGCTGACGCTCGACTACGGTCCGCGCCGGTTCGTCATCGGGTTCGACGAGGTGCTCAGGCCGACGATCACCGACGGGGACGGCAGGCTCCGCAAGTCGCTGCCGAAACCGGGCGCCAAGGACGATCCCGACCTGGCACCCGGTGCCTACAAGCGGTTCTCGGGCCTGAAGAAGGACGCCCGCACCGTCGCGGCCGACCAGCTCGCCCGCCTCGAAGCCGCGATGGTCACCGGCCGCCGCTGGTCGGTCGCCGAGTTCCGCGACCACCTCGCCGGGCACCCCCTCGTCGGTCATCTCGTCCGCCGCCTGGTGTGGCTCGCCTGCCGGACGGACGGGGACGGCCCGGCGTTCCGCGTCGCCGAGGACGGCACGTTCGCCGACGCGCACGACGACACCGTCACCCTTCCCGGCACCGCCCACGTCCGCCTCGCGCATCCCGTCCACCTGGGGGACGAACTGAAGGCGTGGGCCGAGCTGTTCGCCGACTACGAGATCCTGCAGCCGTTCGAGCAGCTCGCGCGGCCCGTCCGCACCCTCACCGGCGACGAGAGCGACGGCGGCCGGCTGCCCCGGTTCGAGGGCCTGCGGGCCCCGATCGGCGAGCTGCTCGCCCTGACCCGGCGCGGCTGGGAGCGCGGGGCGCCGATGGACGCCGGTATCGAGCACTGGATCTCCCGGCCGCTCCCCGGCGGACGTCACCTCGTCCTCGGCATCACCCCCGGCATCGTCATCGCGATGCCCGACGAGAGCGGCGACCAGACCCTCACCGACGTCCGGCTCGCCGCGACCCCCGGCGAGTACAGGCCGTCCCAGCTCGCGTCACTGCGCCTCGGCGACCTCGACCCCGTGACCGTCTCCGAGATCCTCGCCGAACTCGACCGCCTGACCACCCGCGCGGAGCCGGCCCGATGA
- a CDS encoding DUF4132 domain-containing protein, giving the protein MTDENTLIMPDGWRDLVHPRRDGRWAPEPLAPDAAAAARARGLVEEKRAEIETVLGHPGTAPDIAEAGRAQLAGEPNPLGAAAVAFAAVQTVGKEKPSGLGPELLFAEALAADHGVAFAAHAFTELCGIVLAGPGEDGVYGARHRNHPAMYTTKGFSRDAARALRARLAAAPDDEYAEAAERLEGARRHDWQRAVAAYLVPTREDWVEDLCASTPDLPERFSHSEEWLLYCAFGRPHQLAVMGRRTGRVYGRDVLASLIDALGPEAVVPLLTAALYDGSNGYQVPLEFLAALPDDEAFQALVSKAGRPHVLDALRTAAGRFPARAVRVLSASTARLAADVLSEHVRANPALAEEVARDLPAGRRARIRAMLDRHPASADLPPLLTEPPWARDRPKAKQVVMKDLPAPGMRAVVWAPGERDDWAGRTPARWARRAGEMDAEEAAKVVAGTSNWAYGLEILLLAGPEDLARPLLKGWEPARLWEVADWLPSLVARHELEACDPLLSVAHRDPARFGHCALPLLTDEIARMMADWLVRLKTAGKTARAWFARHGAAAAPALIPDALGKAGPARRAAEHALRFVAEQHGADGVVDAARVHGDKAATAIEALLAADPLDDLPRKVPAVDWVDLRLLPQILLRDKEHALPDDAVRHVLTMMAMSRPGDAYAGVEVVRELCDPSSLAGFGWALFRRWEFDGAPSKENWALTQLALTGDDETVRRLTPVIRAWPGDGGHAKAVTGLDVLAAIGTDTALLNLHSISQRVKFKGLKARAQEKIEELAAELELSAEQLADRLVPDFGLDASGALALDYGARRFVVGFDEMLRPTVADEDGTPRKALPKPGASDDPELAPAAYKLFSGLKKDVRAVATDQLARLESAMVSRRAWRVAEFREFLAGHPLTGHLVRRLVWRALEGPDGTDGPAFRVAEDGTFADAADTTVTLPGDARVLLAHPADLGDTLPAWSALFADYEILQPFEQLTRPVHTLTDGERGAARLERFEGVKVNVADLLGLTRRGWERGAPMEVGREHWISRPLPGGRELVVGFEPGFPVGDPHEMDEQVLVEVAVRPEIRLGDVDPVTVSETLADLVRLTAHPEAAR; this is encoded by the coding sequence GTGACCGACGAGAACACGCTGATCATGCCGGACGGCTGGCGCGACCTGGTGCATCCGCGCCGGGACGGCCGGTGGGCGCCCGAGCCGCTCGCGCCCGACGCGGCCGCCGCCGCGCGCGCCCGCGGCCTCGTCGAGGAGAAGCGCGCGGAGATCGAGACGGTTCTCGGGCATCCGGGGACGGCGCCCGACATCGCCGAGGCCGGGCGCGCGCAGCTGGCCGGGGAGCCGAACCCGCTCGGGGCCGCGGCGGTCGCGTTCGCCGCCGTCCAGACGGTCGGCAAGGAGAAGCCGTCCGGCCTCGGTCCCGAACTGCTCTTCGCCGAGGCGCTCGCCGCCGACCACGGCGTCGCGTTCGCCGCGCACGCCTTCACGGAACTGTGCGGAATCGTGCTCGCGGGCCCCGGGGAGGACGGCGTGTACGGCGCCCGCCATCGGAACCACCCCGCGATGTACACCACCAAGGGGTTCAGCCGGGACGCCGCGCGGGCCCTGCGCGCCCGTCTCGCGGCGGCCCCCGACGACGAGTACGCCGAGGCCGCGGAGCGGTTGGAGGGCGCCCGCCGCCACGACTGGCAGCGCGCGGTGGCCGCGTACCTCGTGCCGACCCGCGAGGACTGGGTCGAGGACCTGTGCGCGAGCACGCCCGATCTGCCGGAGCGTTTCAGCCATTCCGAGGAGTGGCTGCTGTACTGCGCGTTCGGGCGGCCGCACCAGCTCGCGGTGATGGGGCGGCGGACGGGCCGGGTGTACGGACGGGACGTCCTCGCGTCGCTCATCGACGCCCTCGGCCCCGAGGCCGTCGTGCCGCTGCTGACCGCGGCCCTGTACGACGGATCGAACGGCTACCAGGTCCCCCTCGAGTTCCTCGCCGCGCTGCCCGATGACGAGGCGTTCCAGGCACTCGTCTCCAAGGCGGGCCGACCCCACGTCCTCGATGCCCTGCGGACCGCCGCCGGCCGCTTCCCCGCCCGTGCGGTGCGGGTCCTGTCGGCCTCCACCGCGCGACTGGCCGCGGACGTGCTGTCCGAGCACGTCCGCGCGAACCCCGCCCTCGCCGAGGAGGTCGCGCGCGACCTTCCGGCCGGACGGCGGGCGAGGATCCGGGCGATGCTCGATCGGCACCCGGCGTCCGCGGACCTGCCTCCGCTGCTGACCGAGCCGCCGTGGGCGCGGGACCGTCCCAAGGCGAAGCAGGTCGTCATGAAGGACCTGCCCGCACCCGGGATGCGTGCGGTCGTCTGGGCGCCCGGCGAGCGCGACGACTGGGCGGGACGCACGCCGGCCCGCTGGGCACGGCGGGCCGGCGAGATGGACGCCGAGGAGGCCGCGAAGGTCGTGGCGGGAACCAGCAACTGGGCCTACGGCCTGGAGATCCTGCTCCTCGCCGGCCCCGAGGATCTCGCTCGTCCGCTCCTGAAGGGCTGGGAACCCGCCAGACTCTGGGAGGTGGCCGACTGGCTGCCCTCGCTCGTCGCCCGCCACGAACTGGAGGCGTGCGACCCCCTCCTGTCGGTCGCCCACCGCGACCCGGCCCGTTTCGGGCACTGCGCGCTGCCCCTGCTCACCGATGAGATCGCCCGGATGATGGCCGACTGGCTCGTCCGCCTCAAGACGGCGGGGAAGACGGCCCGCGCGTGGTTCGCCCGGCACGGCGCCGCAGCCGCCCCGGCGCTGATCCCGGACGCGCTCGGCAAGGCGGGCCCCGCCCGCCGCGCCGCCGAACACGCCCTCCGGTTCGTGGCCGAGCAGCACGGCGCGGACGGCGTCGTCGACGCGGCCCGCGTCCACGGCGACAAGGCGGCCACGGCGATCGAGGCGCTGCTGGCCGCCGACCCCCTCGACGACCTGCCCAGGAAGGTCCCGGCCGTCGACTGGGTCGACCTGCGCCTTCTCCCGCAGATCCTGCTGCGCGACAAGGAGCACGCGCTCCCCGACGACGCCGTCCGGCACGTGCTGACGATGATGGCGATGTCCAGACCCGGTGACGCGTACGCCGGTGTGGAGGTCGTCCGGGAGCTGTGCGATCCGTCGTCGCTGGCCGGGTTCGGGTGGGCCCTGTTCCGCCGGTGGGAGTTCGACGGCGCTCCGTCCAAGGAGAACTGGGCGCTCACCCAGCTCGCGCTCACCGGCGACGACGAGACCGTCCGCCGCCTGACCCCGGTGATCCGGGCGTGGCCGGGCGACGGCGGCCACGCCAAGGCGGTGACCGGACTGGACGTGCTCGCCGCGATCGGCACCGACACCGCTCTCCTCAACCTGCATTCGATCTCGCAGCGGGTGAAGTTCAAGGGGCTCAAGGCGCGGGCGCAGGAGAAGATCGAGGAGCTCGCGGCGGAACTCGAGCTCTCCGCCGAGCAACTCGCGGACCGGCTCGTCCCCGACTTCGGCCTGGACGCGTCGGGCGCGCTGGCGCTCGACTACGGGGCGCGCCGGTTCGTCGTCGGGTTCGACGAGATGCTCCGCCCGACCGTCGCCGACGAGGACGGCACGCCGCGCAAGGCCCTGCCGAAGCCGGGGGCGAGCGACGATCCCGAACTGGCCCCCGCCGCGTACAAGCTGTTCTCGGGGTTGAAGAAGGACGTGCGCGCGGTCGCGACCGACCAGCTCGCACGGCTGGAGTCGGCGATGGTGTCGCGGCGCGCCTGGCGGGTCGCCGAGTTCCGCGAGTTCCTCGCCGGCCACCCGCTCACCGGGCATCTCGTCCGCCGCCTGGTGTGGCGGGCCCTCGAAGGCCCGGACGGGACGGACGGTCCGGCGTTCCGCGTCGCCGAGGACGGCACGTTCGCGGACGCCGCCGACACGACAGTCACCCTCCCGGGGGACGCGCGGGTGCTCCTCGCGCATCCCGCCGACCTGGGCGACACCCTGCCCGCCTGGTCGGCCCTGTTCGCCGACTACGAGATCCTGCAGCCGTTCGAGCAGCTGACCCGCCCCGTCCACACTCTCACCGATGGTGAGCGCGGCGCCGCGCGCCTGGAACGCTTCGAGGGCGTGAAGGTGAACGTCGCCGACCTGCTCGGGCTGACCCGGCGCGGCTGGGAGCGCGGCGCGCCGATGGAGGTCGGTCGCGAGCACTGGATCTCCCGGCCGCTTCCCGGCGGCCGGGAGCTCGTCGTCGGCTTCGAACCCGGCTTCCCCGTCGGCGACCCCCACGAGATGGACGAGCAGGTCCTCGTCGAGGTCGCGGTCCGCCCGGAAATCCGCCTCGGCGACGTCGACCCCGTGACCGTCTCCGAGACCCTCGCCGATCTCGTCCGCCTGACCGCGCACCCGGAGGCCGCACGATGA